A segment of the Calditrichota bacterium genome:
CAATGGCGCAGATTACCTCGGCGGGCCCGCCAGCTTGGCTGGCCAGCGCTTGCAGCGTGGAGATGCCGACCACCTTAGCTTCTGTCACCAGCGCCAGTCCCTTGGCTGCCGCCAGCCCAATGCGCAGCCCGGTAAACGAGCCCGGCCCAATGGAAACCGCGATGCCCTGCAGCTCACAAGCGCGGACCCCGCATTGGGCAAGGAGCAAGCGCAGCATCCCGTGGAGCCGCTCGTTGTGCACGTGAGGGCCAACGATGCGCGCCTCACCGCGCAGTTTGCCCTCCTCGACGAGCGCCACTCCGCACACAGACGTTGCCGTTTCGATTCCGAGCACCAACATCCGGACACCCTTACTCACTGTGCCGAGCGATGGTGATGCGGCGGCGGTTCGGTTCGTCAACCCCGCAGATGGCGATGGTCACGTCAATGCGCTCCGGGGGAAGGAGGCGCAACGCCCGCTCTGCCCACTCGATCAAACAGACACCCTCACCGTAGAAGTACTCCTCAAGTCCCAGCTCGGCCAATTCTTCCTCGCGCCGGATGCGATAGAAATCAAAGTGATAGACTGGCACCCGGCCTTGATATTCGTTGATCAACACGAATGAGGGGCTGGCCACAAAGCGCACGACCCCCAAGGCCCGACACACCCCCTGGATAAACCTCGTCTTGCCCGCCCCGAGCTCGCCAA
Coding sequences within it:
- the tsaE gene encoding tRNA (adenosine(37)-N6)-threonylcarbamoyltransferase complex ATPase subunit type 1 TsaE; translated protein: MTARHASPERLILPLERLSNSEEETMSLGELLGASLGPGSVVALFGELGAGKTRFIQGVCRALGVVRFVASPSFVLINEYQGRVPVYHFDFYRIRREEELAELGLEEYFYGEGVCLIEWAERALRLLPPERIDVTIAICGVDEPNRRRITIARHSE